The following are encoded in a window of Mustela nigripes isolate SB6536 chromosome 1, MUSNIG.SB6536, whole genome shotgun sequence genomic DNA:
- the LOC132008896 gene encoding olfactory receptor 4D10, producing MELRNCTRVEEFTFLGLTENQGLSSVLFLFLLLVYLTTLLGNLLIMVTVTCESRLHTPMYFLLRNLSVADICFSSITAPKVLVDLLSQRKTISFNGCFTQMFFFHLVGGVDVFSLSVMALDRYVAISRPLHYVTIMSRSRCIGLIVASWVGGFTHSIVQISLLLPLPFCGPNVLDTFYCDVPQVLRLACTDIFMLELLMISNNGLLTTLWFFFLLVSYMVILLVVRSQAGEGRRKAISTCTSHITVVTLHFVPCIYVYARPFTALPTDKAISVTFTVISPLLNPLIYTLRNQEMKSSMRGLKRRLMPSDTE from the coding sequence ATGGAGCTGAGAAACTGCACCAGGGTGGAAGAATTTACTTTCCTTGGCCTGACCGAGAATCAAGGACTGAGCTcagtcttgtttcttttcctgcttctggtGTATTTGACAACTCTCCTGGGAAACCTCCTCATCATGGTCACTGTGACCTGTGAGTCTCGCCttcacacccccatgtacttcctGCTTCGTAATTTATCTGTTGCCGACATCTGCTTCTCTTCCATCACAGCGCCCAAGGTTCTGGTGGACCTTCTGTCACAGAGAAAGACCATCTCCTTCAATGGCTGCTTCACCCAGATGTTTTTCTTCCACCTTGTTGGAGGGGTGGATGTATTTTCTTTGTCAGTGATGGCATTGGATCGATATGTGGCCATCTCCAGGCCCCTGCACTATGTGACCATTATGAGTAGAAGCCGTTGCATTGGATTAATAGTAGCTTCCTGGGTGGGGGGCTTTACCCACTCCATCGTACAGATTTCCCTGTTGCTTCCACTCCCCTTCTGTGGACCCAATGTCCTTGACACTTTCTACTGTGATGTCCCCCAGGTCCTCAGGCTTGCCTGTACAGACATTTTTATGCTTGAGCTGCTGATGATTTCCAATAATGGACTGCTCACTACACtgtggtttttcttcctcctggTGTCATATATGGTCATATTATTAGTAGTAAGGTctcaggcaggggaggggagaaggaaagccATCTCCACCTGCACCTCACACATCACTGTAGTGACCCTGCATTTTGTGCCTTGCATCTATGTCTATGCCCGACCCTTCACTGCCCTCCCCACAGATAAAGCCATCTCTGTCACCTTCACTGTCATCTCTCCTCTACTGAACCCCTTGATCTACACTCTGAGGAACCAAGAGATGAAGTCATCCATGAGGGGATTGAAGAGAAGACTCATGCCTTCTGACACGGAATAG